A segment of the Nostoc sp. TCL26-01 genome:
AATTGTACGAGGCTTTAGATGTCATTGCGATACTGAGGGAGAAATTTCTTTAGTGAGTCGTGAGTGAAGGAGAGAAAGATTAATATGTTGTTTCCTTGTCACGCCAGTCACCTCAACGGGGGAAACCCCCGCACGGTGCTGGCTCCCCTTGTCTCCTCCATCCTCTTAAATATGCGATCGCCTAGAAAATACTCACATTGTCAATAAGTATTTTTACTCAAGTAATCCGTGAAATTCCCAGGAATTTTAGTGAAAATGTATCTTTAGTTTAGGTGAAATATTTTACAAACAATGTTACATTGAGAAATGTAAAGACAATATTAAGCTGTTTGAGCATCAAAATTACTGCTCTGGCTGGCAAACTACTGCCTAAGTCCAAGAAATCTATCATCTCCTGAGATTTCCTTTGGTGTCAACAGATTAAAAATGAGAGTAATTTTATGTATTTTTGTTGCAATAGTTGGTAGGTTATTGAAGGTTCAACAAAGATAAATCACTCTTCTGCTGTTCCTAAAAAGTTAGATATGTTTACTAGTTTAGTAGTCAGAAGTTGCCTAATTATTAGGTAATTTTCATGTCTACTTTCTCAAACGCCTCTTGATTTTTTGAAAATTTGGAGGCAATTCAATCATGTCAATTCTAAGGATATTAGGCATTGAGGGAAAATTATGTTTGCTGGTTGGCTGAATATAATTGCTCAAGTTCAATCTAGAAAAATCGTGTCAAAAGTATTGATTATGGGATATCAATAAATTTTTCTAAAAAATTTTTATGGATAATGTGCAACAACTAGCAAATAGTGATATGTTTAGAAATGTGAAGTTAATCTAAAGCACCTTCGTCAACAACAACTACTACTAATCAGGTGCGGTTTCTTTGATTAATGATTAATCCTAGAATTTTTGAACATATCTAGACTCATCTGTTAAGCAACAGGGAAGTAGGATACTTTTTTTCTGCTTATATGGTGTTTCTGAGGTTTAATGGCACTGTTTATTCTCTAGTGCTTTACCTTGATATGACAGAGTTTTCGTAACTGCCAAAATCTGCTGTAGGCTAGCTCTTATTTCTCATGAGAAATTAGGGAAGATACTGCTGCAAAAACATTAATATCTTGGCGAGAACGTCTAAAAATTTCAGCCAGATATTGATAATTATGTATTGCAATCAGAGGTCAAAAATATGAGTATCGTCCAAACAAAGTTTGAAGCACAAGCAACATCTTTTCATGTAGAGGGATACGAAAAAATTGCATACGATTTAGTTTATGTAGATGGAGTTTTTGAGATTACAAATCCAGAGTTAGCAGATACATACAGTAACTTTGGTAGATGCTTGGCAATTGTAGATGCTAATGTCAGTCAGCTATATAGTCAGCAAATTCAGAAATACTTCCAGTATTACAATATTGACTTGACACTGTTTCCCATTACTATTACCGAACCAAATAAGACTATCCAAACATTTGAGAAAGTTGTAGATGTCTTTGCAGATTTCCGATTAGTCCGCAAAGAACCAGTCTTAGTCATAGGTGGTGGTTTAATTACAGATGTTGTAGGTTTTGCTTGCTCTGCATATCGTCGTAGCAGCAATTATATCCGTATTCCTACCACCCTGATAGGATTAATCGATGCTAGTGTGGCGATTAAAGTAGCCGTGAATCACAAGAAGCTGAAAAATCGTTTAGGTGCTTATCATGCTTCACAAAAAGTGTTCTTAGATTTTTCCTTACTGCGTACTTTACCAATAGACCAAGTGCGTAACGGTATGGCGGAGTTAGTCAAAATCGCCGTAGTCGCACACCAAGAAGTGTTTGAGTTATTGGAAAAGTACGGTGAAGAATTGCTGTACACTCACTTTGGTAATGTAGATGCCACACCAGAGATCAAAGAAATAGCTCATCGTCTGACATACAAAGCTATCCACAAGATGTTGGAGTTGGAAGTACCCAACTTACACGAGTTAGACCTAGATAGGGTGATTGCTTATGGTCACACTTGGAGTCCGACTTTAGAACTTGCACCTCATATTCCCATGTTCCACGGTCACGCAGTCAATATTGATATGGCATTGTCAGCAACGATCGCAGCTCGCAGAAACTACATTACCACACAAGAGCGCGATCGCATCTTAGGCTTAATGAGTCGGATTGGTTTATCACTGGATCATCCTTTGTTGGATGCAGAACTGCTATGGCGTGCTACTGAGTCTATCACCTTAACCCGTGATGGTTTACAAAGAGCTGCCATGCCCAGACCTATTGGTAGTTGCTTCTTTGCCAATGACTTAACAAAAGAAGAATTAACCGCAGCTTTAGCAGAACATAAAGAACTCTGCACTCGTTATCC
Coding sequences within it:
- a CDS encoding sedoheptulose 7-phosphate cyclase, whose amino-acid sequence is MSIVQTKFEAQATSFHVEGYEKIAYDLVYVDGVFEITNPELADTYSNFGRCLAIVDANVSQLYSQQIQKYFQYYNIDLTLFPITITEPNKTIQTFEKVVDVFADFRLVRKEPVLVIGGGLITDVVGFACSAYRRSSNYIRIPTTLIGLIDASVAIKVAVNHKKLKNRLGAYHASQKVFLDFSLLRTLPIDQVRNGMAELVKIAVVAHQEVFELLEKYGEELLYTHFGNVDATPEIKEIAHRLTYKAIHKMLELEVPNLHELDLDRVIAYGHTWSPTLELAPHIPMFHGHAVNIDMALSATIAARRNYITTQERDRILGLMSRIGLSLDHPLLDAELLWRATESITLTRDGLQRAAMPRPIGSCFFANDLTKEELTAALAEHKELCTRYPRGGEGVDVYPNYQKELIGSSKS